From Candidatus Neomarinimicrobiota bacterium, one genomic window encodes:
- a CDS encoding adenylate/guanylate cyclase domain-containing protein: MNTILEQLKKQAVGLGITFGSLILVFLLHSIGVFDTFELKVIDLAFKTRGPLSGWMARQEIPKDSLDVVLVDVDDESYRLVPWTWPYPREVWGMVVRNLSKAGAKVIVFDIQFDAPDRQSEYLKEIRSNLQARGLSKLVPAHGDSIFAKAIVEAKSNGTSIILASKLVQESTRVPPQYIQFPNAILQSANADYGLVNENPDTDGFSRQYFTFMTIESSDTLYPTLGLKAVQNFLDIPDTTMPFFNEDASKLSYGPLEIPIFSYPGRFLVNIYGPSSAQNIEGYEAWKTFNRYPLSNVVDVEDVDLNDFDEDTDWMSQFLPGEIPQWLKEIEDPETKAQLMEELGLGKDFDITQSPFYNKIVLIGVSVEVLHDVKQTSFFTFAGEQNLLPGVEYHANAIQTLLDQNFIDVYGGEISWSSDSRAAHILLIAGLSIFAYLFISFLNPLLAGVCILVEILVFLSYAIGAFTSDSLWLVKRLTGNWDSINVPGLHDSTLVLVVAPIFGVFITYTSNVLYRIIVEQKDKRFLKNTFGTYVSPDLIDQMYDSKQEPKLGGEAGYNTAFFSDIQSFSLFSEVLEPERMVALMNEYLTEMTDILLDHHATLDKYIGDAIVAFYGAPVPVDDHEYLACITSLAMENHLSDLRQKWAESGDWPDIVHNIRHRVGLNSGDMVTGNMGSKMRMNYTMMGDTVNIAARLEASAKQYGVYIQVAENTYNAVKDRFEWRFLDNVRVKGKTHPVKVFELLAEKEGLSGEYSKLIPVFREGVDFYLEQKWDKGLKAFKEAETMEEMFPTRPTNPSAVYIERCEYLKANPPGDDWDGVWTLTQK; the protein is encoded by the coding sequence ATGACGAAAGTTACCGTCTGGTTCCATGGACATGGCCGTACCCTCGAGAAGTGTGGGGAATGGTCGTCAGAAACCTATCGAAAGCGGGAGCAAAGGTGATCGTTTTTGATATTCAGTTTGATGCACCTGATAGACAATCGGAATATCTTAAGGAGATTCGATCCAATCTTCAGGCAAGAGGGCTAAGTAAACTCGTGCCTGCCCACGGGGACAGCATATTCGCTAAAGCTATTGTTGAAGCGAAATCTAATGGTACTTCAATTATTCTTGCCTCAAAGCTTGTTCAAGAGTCTACCCGGGTTCCGCCACAGTATATTCAGTTTCCTAATGCCATTCTGCAGTCCGCAAATGCAGATTACGGTCTTGTGAATGAGAACCCTGACACAGATGGCTTTTCAAGGCAGTACTTTACTTTTATGACAATTGAGAGTTCTGACACGTTATATCCAACTCTCGGTTTGAAGGCTGTCCAAAATTTTCTAGATATTCCAGATACAACGATGCCTTTTTTCAATGAAGATGCAAGTAAACTTTCTTATGGGCCTTTAGAGATCCCCATATTTAGCTATCCTGGTCGATTTCTGGTTAACATATATGGTCCTAGCTCTGCACAGAATATTGAAGGTTATGAGGCTTGGAAGACTTTTAATCGATATCCTCTCTCAAACGTTGTGGATGTGGAGGATGTTGATCTTAACGATTTTGATGAGGATACGGACTGGATGAGCCAGTTTCTTCCAGGAGAAATTCCTCAATGGCTCAAAGAGATTGAAGACCCTGAGACCAAGGCTCAATTGATGGAAGAACTTGGCTTAGGAAAAGACTTCGACATTACACAATCGCCTTTCTACAACAAGATTGTCCTCATTGGCGTCTCCGTAGAAGTACTCCACGATGTCAAACAGACCTCTTTCTTTACCTTTGCAGGCGAGCAGAATCTCTTACCCGGGGTAGAATATCACGCCAATGCAATTCAGACCCTGCTAGATCAAAATTTCATTGACGTTTATGGCGGGGAAATAAGTTGGTCTAGTGATTCACGCGCCGCACATATCCTGCTAATCGCTGGGTTATCCATATTTGCTTATCTATTTATATCGTTTTTAAACCCGTTGTTGGCCGGTGTCTGCATTTTAGTGGAGATTCTTGTTTTTCTTAGTTACGCCATAGGTGCATTCACGAGCGATTCGCTTTGGCTTGTGAAGAGACTGACCGGGAATTGGGATAGCATCAACGTACCCGGTTTGCACGATTCAACTTTGGTGCTTGTAGTTGCACCCATTTTCGGTGTATTTATCACGTACACCAGTAATGTTTTGTACCGGATTATTGTTGAACAGAAGGATAAACGGTTCTTGAAAAACACATTCGGTACGTACGTTTCACCTGACCTCATTGATCAGATGTACGATTCGAAACAGGAGCCTAAACTTGGCGGCGAGGCCGGTTATAACACTGCATTCTTCTCAGATATCCAGAGCTTCTCTTTATTTTCTGAAGTGCTGGAGCCAGAGCGAATGGTGGCATTGATGAACGAATATCTCACAGAAATGACGGATATTCTTCTCGATCACCACGCCACTCTGGATAAGTACATCGGTGACGCCATAGTGGCTTTCTACGGTGCGCCTGTTCCAGTGGATGACCACGAATATCTTGCCTGTATTACTTCTCTTGCGATGGAAAATCATCTCAGTGATCTCCGCCAGAAATGGGCAGAATCGGGCGATTGGCCTGATATTGTCCACAATATTCGTCACCGCGTAGGACTCAATTCCGGTGACATGGTGACAGGCAACATGGGCTCCAAGATGAGGATGAACTATACCATGATGGGTGATACTGTAAATATTGCCGCCCGTTTGGAGGCATCGGCTAAACAGTACGGTGTCTACATCCAGGTGGCTGAGAATACGTACAACGCCGTCAAAGACAGATTTGAATGGCGATTCCTGGATAATGTTCGTGTTAAAGGAAAGACGCATCCTGTAAAGGTTTTTGAGCTGTTGGCGGAGAAGGAGGGGCTGAGTGGGGAATACTCAAAACTGATACCGGTGTTTCGTGAAGGTGTCGATTTCTACCTTGAACAGAAGTGGGATAAGGGTCTGAAGGCCTTTAAGGAAGCCGAGACTATGGAAGAAATGTTTCCCACCCGGCCCACGAACCCTAGCGCCGTATATATTGAACGCTGTGAATACTTAAAGGCGAATCCGCCCGGTGATGACTGGGACGGCGTCTGGACGTTGACCCAAAAATAG